In one Pseudomonas sp. Bout1 genomic region, the following are encoded:
- a CDS encoding YebC/PmpR family DNA-binding transcriptional regulator, with translation MGAQWKVKHKEAASNAKGKIFGKLVKEITIAARNGADTTTNAHLRLVVEQAKKASMPKETLERAIKKGAGLLGETVQYHRVTYEGFAPHQVPLIVECVTDNINRTVAEIRVAFRKGQLGASGSVAWDFNHVGLIEASPESPDADPEMAAIEAGAQDFEDGEEEGSTLFITETTDLDAVQKALPEQGFTVLSAKLGYIAKNPVSGLSDEQMAEVEAFLEGLDNHDDVQDMFVGLAG, from the coding sequence ATGGGCGCACAGTGGAAAGTCAAACATAAAGAAGCGGCATCCAATGCCAAGGGCAAGATCTTCGGCAAGCTGGTGAAAGAGATCACTATTGCCGCCCGCAACGGTGCCGACACCACCACCAACGCACATTTGCGCCTGGTGGTGGAGCAGGCCAAAAAGGCCTCGATGCCCAAGGAAACCCTGGAGCGCGCGATCAAGAAAGGCGCCGGTCTGCTCGGTGAGACCGTGCAATACCACCGCGTGACCTACGAAGGTTTTGCCCCGCACCAGGTGCCGCTGATCGTTGAATGCGTAACCGACAACATCAACCGCACCGTGGCGGAAATCCGCGTGGCGTTCCGCAAGGGGCAACTCGGTGCGTCCGGCTCCGTGGCATGGGACTTCAACCATGTGGGCCTGATCGAAGCCTCGCCGGAAAGCCCCGACGCCGATCCGGAAATGGCCGCGATTGAAGCCGGTGCCCAGGATTTCGAAGACGGCGAGGAAGAGGGCAGCACCCTGTTCATCACCGAGACCACCGACCTGGACGCCGTGCAGAAAGCCTTGCCGGAGCAGGGTTTTACGGTGTTGTCGGCCAAGCTGGGCTACATCGCGAAAAACCCGGTGAGCGGTTTGAGCGATGAGCAGATGGCCGAAGTCGAAGCCTTCCTGGAAGGTTTGGACAACCATGACGATGTGCAGGATATGTTTGTCGGGTTGGCGGGTTAA
- a CDS encoding LysR substrate-binding domain-containing protein — MNLFQLRAFDAVAREGSFTRAAERLFISQPAVTGHIKALEEHYQIALLRRTARRVELTEEGTKLAAITRAIFGLVDEAQTLLEANRQLLAGRLEVAADGPHMVMPMLARLRERYPGITVNLRLGNAQETLAALLSERADVAVLTEVEPRKGLHLQPLIESRICALVPAGHPWLAQPAGIRLKQLDQVIMVLREPGSITRRTFDDACAQTGVQPKVLLELDSREAVTEAVAAELGVGVVSSMEVSRDPRVHAIPIQGEGLVNRHVIGCMERRRKLRLIQAFFELAP, encoded by the coding sequence ATGAACTTATTCCAACTGCGTGCGTTTGACGCCGTGGCCCGCGAGGGCAGTTTTACCCGGGCGGCCGAGCGGTTATTCATCAGCCAGCCGGCAGTGACCGGGCATATCAAGGCGCTGGAAGAGCACTACCAGATTGCGCTGCTGCGGCGCACGGCCAGGCGCGTGGAGCTGACGGAGGAGGGCACCAAACTCGCCGCGATCACGCGCGCCATCTTCGGCCTGGTGGACGAAGCGCAGACGTTACTGGAGGCCAACCGACAACTGCTCGCCGGGCGCCTGGAAGTCGCGGCAGACGGCCCGCACATGGTCATGCCGATGCTGGCCAGGCTGCGTGAACGTTACCCGGGGATCACCGTCAATTTGCGCCTGGGCAATGCTCAGGAAACCCTGGCCGCGCTGTTGTCGGAGCGTGCGGATGTGGCCGTGCTGACAGAGGTAGAGCCGCGCAAGGGGCTGCACCTGCAGCCGTTGATCGAGTCACGGATTTGCGCGTTGGTGCCGGCCGGTCATCCATGGTTGGCGCAGCCTGCGGGGATTCGGCTCAAGCAGTTGGATCAAGTGATCATGGTGCTGCGCGAGCCTGGCTCCATCACCCGACGCACGTTTGACGACGCCTGCGCCCAGACCGGCGTGCAGCCCAAGGTGTTGCTGGAACTGGACAGCCGTGAGGCGGTGACGGAAGCGGTGGCGGCTGAGTTGGGGGTTGGGGTGGTGTCGTCGATGGAGGTGAGTCGGGATCCACGGGTGCATGCGATTCCGATCCAGGGTGAGGGGCTGGTGAACCGGCATGTGATCGGGTGCATGGAGCGGCGGCGTAAGTTGCGGTTGATTCAGGCGTTTTTCGAGTTGGCGCCCTGA
- a CDS encoding 2-aminoethylphosphonate--pyruvate transaminase, with amino-acid sequence MSTAAPILLTPGPLTTSARTRQAMMVDWGSWDDRFNQLTASLCEQLLVIVNGTHSHNCVPLQGSGTFAVEAAIGTLVPRDGKVLVLINGAYGKRLAKICEVLGRAFSTFETAENEPTTAADVDRLLHADKGITHVALIHCETSTGILNPLPEIAQVIARHGKRLIIDAMSSFGALPIDAREVPFDALIAASGKCLEGVPGMGFVFAEKQALAVAQGNSHSLAMDLFDQHSYMAKTGQWRFTPPTHVVAALHEALLQYNEEGGLPARHQRYADNCQALLEGMAELGLRSFLPAAIQAPIIVTFHAPKDPRYQFKEFYERVKAKGFILYPGKLTQVETFRVGCIGHVNRAEMQAAVAAVAEVLQEMNVLDI; translated from the coding sequence ATGAGTACTGCCGCGCCGATCCTGCTGACCCCCGGGCCCTTGACTACCTCGGCCCGCACCCGCCAGGCCATGATGGTCGACTGGGGTTCATGGGATGACCGCTTCAACCAACTGACCGCCAGCCTCTGCGAGCAACTGCTGGTGATCGTCAATGGGACCCACAGCCACAATTGCGTGCCATTGCAAGGCAGTGGCACCTTCGCCGTGGAAGCGGCCATTGGCACTCTGGTCCCACGGGACGGCAAGGTGCTGGTGCTGATCAACGGCGCCTACGGCAAGCGCCTGGCGAAGATCTGCGAAGTGCTCGGCCGCGCGTTCAGCACCTTTGAAACCGCTGAAAACGAACCCACCACCGCCGCCGACGTCGACCGCCTGCTGCACGCCGACAAGGGCATCACCCATGTCGCGCTGATCCATTGCGAAACCAGCACCGGGATTCTCAACCCGCTGCCCGAGATCGCCCAGGTCATCGCCCGCCATGGCAAGCGCTTGATCATCGACGCCATGAGTTCCTTCGGTGCCTTGCCAATCGACGCCCGTGAAGTGCCGTTCGACGCCCTGATCGCTGCCTCGGGCAAGTGCCTGGAAGGCGTACCGGGCATGGGCTTTGTGTTCGCTGAAAAGCAGGCGTTGGCCGTTGCCCAAGGCAACAGCCATTCCCTGGCGATGGACCTGTTTGACCAGCACAGCTACATGGCCAAGACCGGCCAGTGGCGCTTCACCCCGCCGACCCACGTGGTGGCGGCGCTGCACGAAGCCCTGCTGCAATACAACGAAGAAGGCGGTTTGCCCGCCCGGCACCAGCGCTACGCCGACAATTGCCAGGCGCTGCTGGAAGGCATGGCCGAGCTCGGCCTGCGCAGCTTCCTGCCTGCCGCGATCCAGGCGCCGATCATCGTCACCTTCCATGCACCGAAAGACCCGCGCTACCAGTTCAAGGAGTTCTACGAGCGGGTCAAGGCCAAGGGTTTCATCCTCTACCCCGGCAAATTGACCCAGGTCGAAACCTTCCGCGTGGGCTGCATCGGCCATGTGAACCGGGCCGAGATGCAAGCTGCGGTCGCGGCGGTGGCCGAGGTGCTGCAAGAAATGAACGTGCTCGACATCTGA
- the phnX gene encoding phosphonoacetaldehyde hydrolase, with translation MNYANPTQLQAAILDWAGTVVDFGSFAPTQIFVEAFAEFDVQVSIEEARGPMGMGKWDHIRTLCDQPQVAERYRKAFGRTPTDDDVTAIYQRFMPLQIEKIAEHSALIPGALDTIASLRKQGIKIGSCSGYPKQVMDKVVELAAANGYVADHVVATDEVPKGRPWPAQALANVIALGIDDVAACVKIDDTVPGILEGRRAGMWTVALTCSGNALGLTYEQFRALDADTLASERKRIQALFEGSRPHYMIDTITDLPDVVADINQRLARGEMPQGN, from the coding sequence ATGAACTACGCAAACCCAACCCAGCTTCAAGCCGCGATCCTCGACTGGGCCGGCACCGTGGTCGACTTCGGCTCGTTCGCCCCCACGCAGATTTTTGTCGAGGCCTTCGCCGAGTTCGACGTGCAGGTTTCCATCGAAGAAGCCCGCGGCCCGATGGGCATGGGCAAGTGGGACCACATCCGCACCCTGTGCGACCAGCCGCAGGTGGCCGAGCGTTATCGCAAGGCTTTTGGCCGCACGCCGACCGACGACGACGTGACCGCTATCTACCAGCGCTTCATGCCGCTGCAGATCGAGAAAATCGCCGAACATTCGGCACTGATCCCCGGCGCCCTGGACACCATCGCCAGCCTGCGCAAGCAAGGGATCAAGATCGGCTCGTGCTCCGGCTACCCCAAGCAGGTGATGGACAAGGTGGTCGAGCTGGCCGCCGCCAATGGCTACGTCGCCGACCACGTGGTGGCCACCGACGAAGTGCCCAAAGGCCGCCCGTGGCCCGCCCAGGCCCTGGCCAACGTGATCGCCCTGGGAATTGATGATGTAGCGGCCTGCGTGAAGATCGACGACACCGTGCCGGGCATCCTTGAAGGCCGTCGCGCCGGCATGTGGACCGTGGCGCTGACCTGTTCGGGCAACGCCCTGGGCCTGACCTACGAGCAGTTCCGTGCCCTGGACGCGGACACACTCGCCAGCGAACGCAAGCGCATCCAGGCCCTGTTCGAAGGCTCGCGCCCGCACTACATGATCGACACCATCACCGACCTGCCCGACGTTGTTGCCGACATTAACCAACGCCTGGCGCGGGGTGAAATGCCGCAGGGCAACTGA
- a CDS encoding cytochrome b — protein MPWKNSDTRYSTMSIALHWLMVVLLAVVYACIELRGQFPKGSGARTLIVEMHFMFGLTVFVLVWLRLFARSLGVAPKIVPAPPQWQTLLATLMHMALYALMIGMPIAGWLIVSAEGHSVMFYGIELPPLIAENKALAKEIESWHVLFGKIGYWLIGLHALAAIVHHYMLRDNTALRMMPGKRESSQ, from the coding sequence ATGCCCTGGAAAAATTCCGATACGCGTTACAGCACCATGTCGATTGCGTTGCACTGGCTGATGGTGGTGCTGCTGGCGGTGGTCTACGCCTGCATTGAGTTACGCGGGCAGTTTCCCAAAGGCAGCGGTGCACGTACGTTGATCGTGGAAATGCACTTCATGTTTGGCCTGACCGTGTTTGTGCTGGTGTGGCTACGGTTGTTCGCCCGCAGCCTGGGCGTGGCGCCGAAGATCGTGCCGGCCCCGCCGCAGTGGCAAACCCTCCTCGCGACCCTGATGCACATGGCGCTGTACGCCTTGATGATCGGCATGCCCATCGCCGGCTGGCTGATCGTCAGTGCCGAGGGGCATTCGGTGATGTTCTACGGCATTGAGTTGCCGCCACTGATTGCCGAAAACAAGGCGTTGGCCAAGGAGATTGAAAGCTGGCATGTGCTGTTCGGCAAGATCGGTTACTGGTTGATCGGACTGCATGCGTTGGCCGCGATCGTTCACCACTACATGCTGCGCGACAATACTGCGTTGCGGATGATGCCCGGCAAGCGAGAGAGCAGTCAGTAA
- a CDS encoding 1-aminocyclopropane-1-carboxylate deaminase → MGPFDWLPRAPLELLKLDWMGSVEVAVLRLDRIDPLISGNKWFKLTEHLAQGRAAGATGIISLGGAYSNHLHALAAAGKRFGFPTVGLLRGHPQDTPTVLDLKAFGMQLHWLGYGGYRARNEPDFWLPWREQYPNLHAVPEGGGGLAGALGCGVLVSQVRAQLSGLGWAGYDGWWLAAGTGTTLAGLVLAEVGAHPVYGALAVPDDHGVAQQVQALVQDGFELLEASRGGFAKVDPQLLGFIEATEQACGLPLEPLYTGKALLALKQQIEAGRFVPGTRLIFVHTGGLQGRRGFAVRHC, encoded by the coding sequence ATGGGTCCTTTCGACTGGCTTCCCCGCGCGCCCCTTGAACTCCTGAAGCTCGACTGGATGGGGTCGGTGGAGGTGGCGGTGCTGCGCCTGGACCGCATCGACCCGCTGATCAGCGGCAACAAATGGTTCAAGCTTACCGAGCACTTGGCGCAAGGCCGGGCGGCAGGTGCTACCGGCATCATTAGCCTGGGCGGGGCCTACTCCAATCATCTGCATGCACTGGCGGCGGCCGGGAAACGCTTCGGCTTCCCGACCGTTGGCTTGCTGCGTGGCCATCCGCAAGACACGCCCACGGTGCTCGATCTCAAAGCCTTTGGCATGCAGCTGCATTGGTTGGGTTATGGCGGCTATCGTGCGCGCAATGAGCCGGACTTCTGGCTGCCGTGGCGCGAGCAATATCCGAACCTGCACGCGGTGCCCGAAGGCGGCGGTGGCTTGGCCGGTGCGTTGGGCTGCGGGGTATTGGTTAGTCAGGTGCGGGCGCAATTAAGCGGCCTGGGCTGGGCGGGCTATGACGGTTGGTGGCTGGCAGCAGGCACCGGCACCACGCTGGCGGGGTTGGTGCTGGCCGAGGTGGGTGCGCATCCGGTGTACGGTGCGTTGGCGGTGCCCGACGACCATGGGGTGGCGCAGCAGGTACAGGCGCTGGTGCAGGATGGTTTTGAATTGCTGGAGGCCAGTCGTGGCGGTTTTGCCAAGGTTGATCCGCAGTTGCTGGGGTTTATCGAGGCCACCGAGCAAGCCTGCGGGCTGCCACTGGAGCCGCTGTATACCGGCAAGGCGCTGTTGGCGTTGAAGCAGCAGATTGAAGCCGGCCGCTTCGTTCCTGGGACTCGCCTGATCTTCGTCCACACTGGCGGCCTGCAAGGCCGCCGAGGGTTTGCGGTTAGGCACTGTTGA
- a CDS encoding NADPH-dependent 2,4-dienoyl-CoA reductase yields MTAAAYPHLLAPLDLGFTTLRNRTLMGSMHTGLEEKPGGFERMAAYFAERARGGVGLMVTGGIGPNDEGGVYAGAAKLTTVEEAQKHKIVTRAVHEAGGKICMQILHAGRYAYSPKQVAPSAIQAPINPFKPKELDEEGIEKQINDFVTCSVLAQVAEYDGVEIMGSEGYFINQFLAAHTNHRTDRWGGSYENRMRLPVEIVRRVREAVGPNFIIIFRLSMLDLVEGGSTWEEIVQLAKAIEQAGATLINTGIGWHEARIPTIATKVPRGAFSKVTAKLRGAVQIPLITTNRINTPEIAEQILAEGDADMVSMARPFLADPDFVNKAAEGRADEINTCIGCNQACLDHTFGGKLTTCLVNPRACYETELNYLPVKQIKKIAVVGAGPAGLAAATVAAERGHQVTLFDSASEIGGQFNIAKRVPGKEEFFETLRYFKRKLQTTHVELCLNTRVNVEQLVAGGYDEVILATGIAPRTPAIPGVENPKVLNYLDVILERKPVRHRVAVIGAGGIGFDVSEFLVHQGVSTSLDREAFWKEWGIDTHLQARGGVAGIKPERHAPAREVFLLQRKASKVGDGLGKTTGWIHRTGLKNKQVQMLNSVEYLKIDDEGLHIRIGAEGEPKVLAVDNIVICAGQDPLRELHDGLVAAGQNVHLIGGADVAAELDAKRAINQGSRLAAEL; encoded by the coding sequence ATGACCGCTGCTGCCTACCCGCACCTGCTGGCCCCGTTGGACCTGGGTTTTACCACCCTGCGTAACCGAACCCTGATGGGCTCGATGCACACCGGCCTTGAAGAGAAACCCGGCGGCTTTGAGCGTATGGCGGCGTACTTTGCCGAGCGTGCCCGTGGCGGCGTGGGCCTGATGGTGACCGGCGGCATTGGCCCGAACGATGAAGGCGGGGTGTATGCCGGTGCAGCCAAGCTGACCACCGTCGAGGAAGCGCAAAAGCACAAGATCGTGACCCGGGCGGTGCACGAGGCGGGCGGCAAGATTTGCATGCAGATCCTCCACGCCGGGCGTTATGCCTACAGCCCGAAACAGGTCGCGCCGAGTGCGATCCAGGCGCCAATCAATCCGTTCAAGCCCAAGGAGCTGGACGAAGAAGGCATCGAAAAGCAGATCAATGATTTCGTTACCTGTTCGGTACTGGCTCAGGTGGCCGAGTACGACGGCGTCGAAATCATGGGCTCCGAAGGGTATTTCATTAACCAGTTCCTCGCCGCCCACACCAACCACCGCACCGACCGTTGGGGGGGCAGCTATGAAAACCGCATGCGCCTGCCGGTGGAAATCGTGCGCCGGGTGCGCGAAGCAGTAGGCCCGAATTTCATCATTATCTTCCGCCTGTCGATGCTCGACCTGGTGGAAGGCGGCAGCACCTGGGAAGAGATCGTGCAGTTGGCCAAGGCCATCGAACAGGCCGGTGCGACCCTTATCAACACCGGTATCGGTTGGCACGAAGCGCGCATTCCGACCATCGCCACCAAGGTGCCGCGTGGCGCGTTCAGCAAAGTCACCGCCAAGTTGCGCGGTGCAGTGCAGATCCCGCTGATCACCACCAACCGCATCAACACCCCGGAAATTGCCGAGCAGATTCTGGCCGAAGGTGATGCGGACATGGTGTCGATGGCTCGCCCATTCCTGGCTGACCCGGACTTCGTCAACAAGGCCGCCGAAGGCCGCGCCGATGAAATCAACACCTGCATCGGCTGCAACCAGGCCTGCCTGGACCACACCTTCGGCGGCAAGCTGACCACCTGCCTGGTCAACCCGCGTGCCTGCTACGAAACCGAGCTCAACTACCTGCCGGTCAAGCAGATCAAGAAAATCGCCGTGGTCGGTGCCGGTCCTGCGGGCCTGGCGGCTGCCACCGTTGCCGCCGAGCGCGGGCATCAGGTGACCCTGTTCGATTCGGCCAGCGAGATCGGTGGCCAGTTCAACATTGCCAAGCGCGTTCCGGGCAAGGAAGAGTTTTTTGAAACCCTGCGCTACTTCAAGCGCAAGTTGCAGACCACTCACGTCGAGCTGTGCCTGAACACCCGGGTCAACGTTGAGCAACTGGTTGCGGGCGGTTACGACGAGGTCATCCTCGCCACCGGCATCGCGCCGCGTACGCCGGCGATCCCGGGCGTGGAAAACCCCAAGGTGCTGAACTACCTGGACGTGATCCTGGAGCGCAAGCCGGTGCGCCATCGCGTGGCGGTGATCGGTGCCGGCGGTATCGGTTTTGACGTGTCGGAATTCCTCGTGCATCAGGGTGTGTCCACCAGCCTGGACCGCGAGGCGTTTTGGAAAGAGTGGGGCATCGACACCCATCTGCAAGCGCGCGGCGGTGTGGCCGGGATCAAGCCCGAGCGCCATGCGCCGGCGCGCGAAGTGTTCCTGTTGCAGCGCAAGGCTTCCAAGGTTGGCGACGGCCTGGGCAAGACCACTGGGTGGATTCATCGCACGGGCCTGAAGAACAAGCAGGTGCAAATGCTCAACAGTGTCGAGTACCTGAAAATCGACGATGAAGGCCTGCACATCCGCATCGGCGCCGAGGGTGAACCGAAGGTGCTGGCGGTGGACAATATCGTTATTTGCGCCGGCCAGGATCCTTTGCGGGAATTGCACGACGGCCTGGTCGCGGCCGGGCAGAACGTGCACCTGATCGGCGGTGCGGACGTGGCGGCCGAGCTGGATGCCAAGCGCGCCATCAACCAGGGTTCGCGCCTGGCGGCCGAGCTGTAA
- a CDS encoding tautomerase family protein, whose product MPLVRIDLAADTSVETAAAIGDVVYAAMTNVANVPEHDKFQIINRHAKDELVYPAAGYLGVTYTPKIVFIQVTWNAGRTIEVKKAFYRFIAEGIHAKTGLRKEDVWISLVDVKREDWSFGNGEMQYAPTE is encoded by the coding sequence ATGCCTTTAGTTCGAATCGACCTCGCCGCCGACACCAGCGTTGAAACCGCTGCGGCGATCGGCGATGTGGTATATGCCGCGATGACCAACGTTGCCAACGTGCCTGAGCACGATAAATTCCAGATCATCAACCGCCACGCCAAGGATGAGTTGGTGTACCCGGCGGCGGGGTACCTTGGGGTCACGTACACGCCCAAGATCGTTTTTATCCAGGTGACGTGGAACGCCGGGCGCACCATTGAGGTGAAAAAGGCCTTCTACAGGTTCATCGCCGAAGGCATCCACGCCAAGACCGGGCTGCGTAAGGAAGATGTGTGGATCAGCCTGGTGGATGTGAAACGTGAGGACTGGTCATTTGGCAATGGCGAGATGCAGTACGCGCCAACTGAATGA
- a CDS encoding LysR family transcriptional regulator, whose translation MLFEDLKAFLTVIESASLTKAALTLCLTQSAVSRRIQHLEETLDETLLDRTTRPPSPTAMGYRIYEKAVELLRDAAHLLSIPQENAMPSGRFRVGLTQIVADAVVFEVVSRMRARLPSLEMQIVTDWSSELERLMLQGELDAATLMLPAANSPPAALGAQLIRFALGDGC comes from the coding sequence ATGCTATTTGAGGACCTGAAAGCTTTCCTCACTGTCATCGAAAGCGCATCGCTGACCAAGGCGGCGCTTACCCTGTGCCTGACGCAATCCGCCGTGTCTCGCCGCATCCAGCATCTGGAGGAGACGCTGGATGAAACGCTGCTCGACCGCACGACGCGCCCTCCTTCACCTACCGCAATGGGGTATCGCATCTATGAAAAAGCCGTGGAACTGCTCAGGGACGCTGCACACCTGCTGAGTATTCCCCAGGAAAACGCGATGCCGAGCGGACGATTTCGCGTGGGCCTGACACAGATCGTCGCGGACGCGGTGGTGTTTGAGGTGGTTTCCCGGATGAGAGCGCGCTTACCGAGCCTGGAAATGCAGATCGTCACCGATTGGAGCTCAGAACTGGAACGGCTGATGCTCCAGGGAGAGCTTGATGCGGCAACCCTGATGCTGCCTGCTGCCAACAGCCCGCCCGCCGCCCTCGGCGCTCAGTTGATTAGGTTTGCACTGGGCGACGGCTGCTGA
- a CDS encoding carbon-nitrogen hydrolase family protein, giving the protein MRKLFAFTLTMALVAAVSAYLVWTQERPVGHYLSDLRINLAVDQGVPADRGNLLGIQPELFPADYQSLERLHLKFAAYLQKARDQGLINDKTIVVLPEHIGTWLMVSGEKNELYQATNLKEAMNWLSASNPLLFLRALISAKGDDRIDDAYLRMKAQAMARDYQVLFGGLAKEFGVTLVAGSIALPNPSVSQGQLHIGHGALYNTSVVFDRDGLPLGQPQRQLYPIFDERGFIEPGDENTISVVDTPAGRLGILIGSDSWYPDNYRKLNEQGAQLVAVPAFVIGRETWDKPWRGFKSVSTPPEISLKPEELSEGEAWHRLTLISQQPISQATAGMSVFLRGQFFDMGSAGQSFLSSNGQVFADGNAHGARLLNVWL; this is encoded by the coding sequence ATGCGTAAGCTTTTTGCCTTCACCCTAACCATGGCCCTGGTTGCCGCCGTTTCTGCCTATCTGGTCTGGACCCAGGAGCGCCCCGTGGGGCATTACCTGTCCGACCTGCGGATCAACCTGGCCGTCGACCAAGGCGTGCCCGCCGACCGCGGCAACCTGCTGGGCATCCAGCCGGAACTGTTCCCCGCCGACTACCAAAGCCTGGAACGCCTGCACCTGAAATTTGCGGCCTATCTGCAGAAGGCCCGGGACCAGGGGCTGATCAACGACAAGACCATCGTGGTGCTGCCGGAACATATCGGCACCTGGCTGATGGTCAGTGGCGAGAAAAACGAGCTGTACCAGGCCACCAACCTCAAGGAAGCGATGAACTGGTTGTCGGCGAGCAACCCGTTGCTGTTCCTGCGGGCATTGATCAGTGCCAAGGGTGATGACCGCATCGACGACGCCTACCTGCGCATGAAGGCCCAGGCCATGGCCCGCGACTATCAGGTGCTGTTCGGCGGCCTGGCCAAGGAGTTCGGCGTGACCCTGGTGGCCGGTTCCATCGCCCTGCCCAACCCGAGCGTGAGCCAGGGCCAACTGCACATCGGCCATGGCGCGCTGTACAACACCAGCGTGGTATTCGACCGCGACGGATTGCCACTGGGCCAGCCGCAACGCCAGCTGTACCCGATTTTCGACGAGCGCGGCTTTATCGAACCGGGAGACGAAAACACCATCAGCGTGGTCGACACCCCTGCCGGGCGCCTGGGCATCCTGATCGGCAGCGACAGCTGGTACCCCGACAACTACCGCAAGCTCAACGAGCAAGGTGCACAGTTGGTGGCTGTGCCGGCCTTCGTGATTGGCCGCGAGACCTGGGACAAGCCTTGGCGCGGCTTCAAAAGCGTGTCGACGCCACCGGAAATCAGCCTCAAGCCCGAAGAACTCAGCGAAGGCGAAGCCTGGCACCGCCTGACCCTGATCAGCCAACAGCCCATCAGCCAGGCGACTGCCGGCATGAGCGTATTCCTGCGCGGGCAGTTCTTTGACATGGGCAGCGCCGGGCAAAGCTTCCTCAGCAGCAACGGCCAGGTGTTCGCCGACGGCAATGCCCATGGTGCACGCCTGCTGAACGTGTGGCTGTAA
- a CDS encoding AraC family transcriptional regulator, whose product MKPVRLGDLSVGFVHTLADAIHSHGLDPQPLLLQYGLDPARLAEAGARLSIPRYMRLGFAAIQLTGDPGLGLRMGQLSRLSQAGLAGVTAAQAPTVREAARTLTRFEALYGSNYRGQSSFHEDANGAWLRFYSISPYNAYNRFVVDSIIAGWLHQLSSLCLQPVQAQRIEIEFQAPDYSERYSVLGDCPIQFGAEHNQLRLSQQTLGMRNPQHCPSTWQLLVQLCERELEQLTRTRSLRERITRLLGPMLNGGREPDLEEVASRLKLPTWTLRRKLAEEGTQFRAILNDTRRDLAMTYIRDTELAFGEIAYLLGFASAEAFQRAFKRWNNQTPGEFRRSQRHSA is encoded by the coding sequence ATGAAGCCGGTGCGGCTGGGGGATTTATCGGTGGGCTTTGTCCACACCCTGGCCGATGCGATCCACAGCCACGGCTTGGACCCGCAACCATTACTGCTGCAATACGGGCTCGACCCGGCGCGCCTGGCCGAGGCTGGCGCCCGCTTGTCGATCCCGCGCTATATGCGCCTGGGTTTTGCGGCCATCCAGCTGACCGGCGACCCCGGGCTGGGCCTGCGCATGGGCCAACTCAGCCGCCTGAGCCAGGCGGGCCTCGCCGGTGTTACCGCCGCCCAGGCGCCCACCGTGCGCGAAGCCGCACGCACCCTCACGCGTTTCGAAGCCTTGTACGGCTCCAACTATCGCGGCCAGTCAAGCTTTCACGAGGACGCCAACGGCGCCTGGCTGCGCTTCTATTCCATCAGCCCCTACAACGCCTATAACCGCTTTGTGGTGGACTCGATCATCGCTGGCTGGCTGCATCAATTGTCGAGCCTTTGCCTGCAACCGGTGCAAGCGCAGCGCATCGAAATTGAGTTCCAGGCACCCGACTACAGCGAGCGCTACAGCGTGCTGGGAGATTGCCCGATCCAGTTTGGCGCCGAGCACAATCAACTGCGCCTGAGCCAGCAAACCCTGGGCATGCGCAACCCGCAACATTGCCCAAGTACCTGGCAGTTGCTGGTGCAGTTGTGTGAACGGGAACTGGAGCAGTTGACGCGCACCCGCAGCCTGCGCGAGCGCATTACCCGGTTGCTCGGGCCGATGCTCAATGGTGGCCGGGAACCCGACCTGGAAGAAGTGGCGTCACGCTTGAAACTGCCCACCTGGACCTTGCGGCGCAAGCTGGCGGAGGAAGGGACTCAGTTCCGGGCGATTCTCAACGACACTCGCCGCGACCTGGCCATGACCTACATTCGCGATACCGAACTGGCGTTCGGTGAAATTGCCTATCTGCTTGGTTTTGCTTCAGCGGAAGCCTTTCAACGAGCCTTCAAGCGCTGGAACAACCAGACCCCAGGGGAATTTCGCCGCAGTCAGCGGCATTCCGCCTGA